Proteins encoded in a region of the Candidatus Methylomirabilota bacterium genome:
- the epsI gene encoding EpsI family protein — translation MADLPGSLRRPAGGPWPDPPGRPCAPLENGMKPSSRVVLSVALLTAAFVFQQLRSTGEAVPIRRSLDEFPLSIGTWQGREATIFEVEILNVLKVKDYLMRRFVDPADRSLWLYIGYWDTQRKGASPHSPRNCLPGGGWEPLEAKKVTIPLATTHASVTVNRYLIQKDQTQQLVFYWYVAQGKPVAGEIEARIEMVRNAMLHNRTDGALIRVSSPVYDSVEATSDMLTQYVQSMYPILGQFLPD, via the coding sequence ATGGCTGATCTTCCTGGTAGCCTTCGTCGCCCTGCTGGCGGTCCATGGCCTGATCCGCCTGGTCGGCCTTGTGCGCCCTTGGAGAACGGCATGAAGCCGTCCTCGCGCGTCGTCCTCTCGGTGGCGCTCCTGACTGCCGCCTTCGTCTTCCAGCAGCTTCGCTCGACGGGAGAGGCGGTACCGATCCGCCGGTCGCTGGATGAATTTCCGCTGTCGATCGGGACCTGGCAGGGGCGTGAGGCCACGATCTTTGAGGTCGAGATCCTGAACGTCCTGAAGGTGAAGGACTACCTGATGCGGCGGTTTGTCGATCCGGCCGACCGAAGCCTGTGGCTGTACATCGGGTACTGGGATACGCAGCGGAAGGGCGCGTCACCGCATTCGCCGCGCAACTGCCTGCCGGGCGGGGGGTGGGAGCCGCTGGAGGCGAAAAAGGTGACGATCCCGCTTGCCACGACTCATGCCTCGGTGACGGTGAATCGATATCTGATTCAGAAGGATCAGACGCAACAACTGGTGTTCTACTGGTATGTTGCGCAGGGCAAGCCGGTCGCCGGCGAGATCGAGGCCAGGATCGAGATGGTGCGCAACGCCATGCTGCATAATCGGACCGACGGCGCGCTGATTCGGGTGTCGAGTCCGGTGTACGACAGCGTCGAGGCCACATCCGATATGTTGACGCAGTACGTGCAATCGATGTATCCGATTCTGGGTCAATTTCTTCCGGACTAG
- a CDS encoding exosortase, whose translation MVNGQGYEGATSRASARTTVLLFLFGALLTALYWRIVPDMVRQWWDDPNYSHGFLVPFFSGYLVWAGRDRLRVLLSRSPSPSPFPPKGRGEHRGSGAGLLVLLAGLGMLILGDVGAENWLMRSSLIVILAGLVLFHLGSSVLRQLSFPLVFLLFMVPLPAILFYAVTFPLQNLAAHNAAWTLDLFGIPVLLDGNVLHLSRITLGVTEACSGVRSLISLLALAMAWAYITLDSRWAMAVLVASALPITIAANAARIVSTGLIGQWFGASYAQGFFHSFSGWLIFLVAFVALLAVHGLIRLVGLVRPWRTA comes from the coding sequence ATGGTTAACGGTCAAGGGTATGAAGGCGCCACGAGCCGGGCTTCGGCCCGAACGACGGTGCTCCTGTTCCTGTTCGGCGCGCTGCTGACCGCGCTGTACTGGCGGATCGTCCCTGATATGGTCCGACAGTGGTGGGACGATCCCAACTACTCGCACGGATTCCTGGTCCCATTTTTCAGCGGCTATCTGGTCTGGGCCGGGCGCGACCGGTTACGGGTATTGCTGAGCCGGTCCCCCTCACCCTCGCCCTTTCCCCCAAAGGGGCGAGGGGAACATAGAGGAAGTGGGGCGGGGCTGCTGGTGCTGCTGGCCGGGCTTGGGATGCTGATCCTAGGCGATGTCGGCGCCGAAAACTGGCTGATGCGCAGTTCGCTGATTGTCATCCTGGCCGGCTTGGTCCTGTTCCACCTGGGGTCCTCGGTTCTTCGTCAACTTTCCTTCCCGCTGGTGTTCCTCCTTTTCATGGTTCCACTGCCCGCCATCCTGTTTTATGCCGTAACATTTCCGCTGCAGAATCTGGCGGCGCACAATGCCGCGTGGACGCTTGATCTGTTCGGGATTCCGGTGTTGCTGGATGGGAATGTTCTGCATCTCAGCCGCATTACCCTGGGTGTGACCGAGGCGTGCAGCGGCGTTCGTTCGCTGATCTCGCTCCTGGCCCTGGCGATGGCCTGGGCCTATATCACTCTCGACAGCCGCTGGGCGATGGCAGTACTGGTCGCGTCGGCCCTGCCGATCACGATTGCGGCCAATGCGGCGCGCATCGTCAGCACCGGGCTGATCGGCCAGTGGTTCGGGGCAAGCTATGCCCAGGGCTTTTTTCACTCCTTTTCCGGATGGCTGATCTTCCTGGTAGCCTTCGTCGCCCTGCTGGCGGTCCATGGCCTGATCCGCCTGGTCGGCCTTGTGCGCCCTTGGAGAACGGCATGA
- the prsR gene encoding PEP-CTERM-box response regulator transcription factor → MTRPSLLIVDDDAELRGQLRWALAQEYDVLEAGDGAAAIEQCRRGRPVVVMLDLGLPPAPNGVEEGFRTLGALLEIDRMVKVVIATGQAARVHAIRAIDQGAYDFFYKPVQIDELKVVLRRAFHLAGIEREIRGLQQQLHGEPFSEMLGRCPQMERIFAVVRKVADTDLPVLIIGESGTGKELVARAIHRLSVRQHGPFVPINCGAIPETLLESELFGHEKGAFTGAHIQRKGQIEQAQGGTLFLDEVGELSLPLQVKLLRFLQERRFARVGGRDEIVVDTRILAATNSDLKQAMESGHFREDLYYRLGVVVVSLPPLRERGEDLLILAASLLARYAAEYRKPVSGFTPQALHAVEAHPWPGNVRELENRIKRAVVMTDGPRLTAEDLELVQTSESVAGNTLNLKEAREVLDRRLVREALTRSQGNMTQTAAALGISRPTLYELMERLGIAKEDVERKV, encoded by the coding sequence ATGACTCGCCCTTCGCTTCTCATCGTAGACGACGACGCCGAGCTGCGCGGACAGCTCCGTTGGGCCTTGGCCCAGGAGTACGACGTCCTGGAGGCCGGCGACGGGGCGGCGGCGATCGAGCAGTGCCGGCGCGGCAGACCTGTGGTGGTCATGTTGGACCTGGGCCTTCCGCCGGCGCCGAACGGCGTGGAGGAGGGGTTTCGCACCCTCGGCGCACTGCTCGAGATCGATCGGATGGTCAAGGTGGTGATCGCCACCGGCCAGGCGGCGCGGGTCCATGCCATTCGGGCGATCGATCAGGGGGCCTACGATTTCTTTTATAAGCCGGTACAGATCGACGAACTGAAGGTGGTGCTTCGGCGCGCGTTTCACCTGGCCGGGATCGAGCGGGAGATCAGGGGACTTCAGCAACAGCTTCATGGCGAGCCGTTCAGCGAGATGCTGGGGCGATGCCCCCAGATGGAGCGGATATTTGCCGTCGTTCGAAAGGTGGCCGATACGGACCTCCCGGTATTGATTATCGGGGAGAGCGGAACCGGGAAGGAGCTGGTTGCCCGCGCCATTCACCGATTAAGCGTCAGACAACACGGGCCGTTCGTGCCGATCAACTGCGGCGCAATTCCGGAAACGCTGCTTGAATCCGAGCTGTTCGGTCATGAGAAGGGCGCATTCACCGGCGCCCACATCCAGCGTAAAGGGCAGATCGAGCAGGCGCAGGGCGGGACACTCTTTCTTGATGAGGTCGGCGAGCTGAGTCTGCCGCTGCAGGTCAAGCTGCTCCGCTTCCTGCAGGAGCGGCGGTTCGCCCGCGTCGGGGGACGAGACGAGATTGTCGTCGATACGCGAATACTGGCGGCCACCAATAGCGATCTGAAGCAGGCGATGGAGAGCGGCCACTTTCGGGAGGATCTCTACTATCGGTTGGGCGTCGTCGTCGTGTCGCTTCCACCGTTGCGCGAGCGCGGCGAGGATCTGCTGATACTGGCCGCGTCGCTACTCGCCCGATACGCGGCCGAGTACAGAAAGCCGGTCTCCGGGTTTACCCCGCAGGCGCTTCACGCCGTCGAGGCCCACCCGTGGCCCGGCAATGTTCGGGAGCTGGAGAACCGCATCAAGCGGGCGGTGGTCATGACGGACGGGCCGAGGTTGACGGCGGAGGACCTCGAGTTGGTCCAGACCTCCGAATCGGTTGCCGGCAACACCCTTAATCTGAAAGAGGCCAGAGAGGTGCTCGATCGGCGACTGGTACGCGAGGCCTTGACGCGATCTCAGGGGAATATGACGCAGACCGCAGCCGCCTTGGGCATTAGCCGCCCGACGCTCTACGAACTAATGGAGCGATTGGGGATCGCGAAGGAGGACGTCGAGCGCAAGGTGTAA
- a CDS encoding DNA-binding protein has protein sequence MRVDRVFLDANILYSAACRPNAGLRRLWNLPDLQLLTSAYAIEEARRNLHGSEQRKDLEQLLQAVRVIVIAPPDRPIVGCGQLPEKDRPILLAAIASRATHLLTGDFSHFGSFYGQTIEGVLILSPAQYLRPHRSA, from the coding sequence TTGAGGGTGGACCGTGTCTTCCTCGATGCCAATATTCTCTATTCCGCCGCGTGTCGACCGAACGCCGGTCTTCGTCGGCTCTGGAACCTACCCGACCTACAATTACTAACCTCGGCCTACGCCATCGAAGAGGCGCGGCGAAACCTCCACGGCTCCGAGCAACGTAAAGATCTCGAACAGCTACTCCAGGCCGTTCGTGTGATCGTGATCGCTCCACCGGATCGACCGATTGTCGGGTGTGGTCAGCTCCCTGAAAAAGATCGCCCGATCCTGTTGGCCGCGATAGCCTCGCGGGCAACCCATCTGTTGACCGGCGACTTTTCCCATTTTGGCAGTTTCTATGGACAGACCATAGAGGGCGTCCTGATCCTCTCGCCTGCGCAGTACCTCCGGCCACATCGCTCGGCATGA
- a CDS encoding XRE family transcriptional regulator: MKSDKLEVARGSGNVFRDLGHENADVEQFKAILAAEIIKMLEREHLSVRAAHDRTGIAAADFSRIRNANLERFTVDRLMSIINRLGSRVEVKVRVRPVEGTAREARA, from the coding sequence ATGAAAAGTGACAAATTGGAAGTGGCGCGGGGAAGCGGGAACGTATTTCGCGATCTGGGGCACGAAAACGCGGATGTGGAGCAGTTCAAGGCAATCCTGGCCGCCGAAATCATTAAGATGCTTGAGCGGGAACACCTAAGCGTACGCGCTGCCCATGACCGCACCGGTATTGCGGCTGCTGATTTCTCGCGCATCCGCAACGCGAATCTCGAACGGTTTACCGTGGACCGTCTTATGTCGATCATCAATCGGCTCGGCTCGCGTGTGGAGGTCAAAGTCCGGGTGCGGCCGGTTGAAGGAACTGCGCGCGAGGCGCGAGCATAA
- the bioB gene encoding biotin synthase BioB, which yields MNRAPTTGDNPMGAMNRAPTGGDVIDGMTARVRRIGERVLAGGAPTFEDAALLFERSDYDVHELFQTANRLRLDRFGNRIHLCGIVNAKSGGCPEDCGFCSQSSRQATDIARYSVIAAGDVVLAARQARTYGAWALGVVTAGRGYDAASEDFRRLVEGIRAVARDGAAEAHASLGIMGDEECRQLKAAGLTTFNHNLETGRSYFPNVCTTHSYDERVATIRAAKAAGLRACSGGVFGMGEEPRHRAELAFALKALDVDEVPLNFLIPVEGTRLANVTPISPIEILKIIALFRWILPTKNIFVCAGRQHLGELHPMIFFAGASGVMVGDFLTTKNRSVADDLKMLRDLGFEFGEPLSAHERHAAASR from the coding sequence ATGAATCGCGCCCCGACGACGGGCGACAACCCAATGGGCGCGATGAATCGCGCCCCTACGGGGGGTGATGTGATAGATGGGATGACGGCGCGGGTGCGGCGGATCGGCGAACGGGTGCTGGCCGGGGGGGCGCCGACGTTCGAGGATGCCGCGCTGCTCTTCGAGCGATCCGACTACGACGTCCATGAGCTGTTCCAGACGGCCAATCGCCTCCGGCTGGATCGGTTCGGCAATCGGATCCATTTGTGCGGCATCGTCAACGCCAAGAGCGGCGGTTGTCCGGAAGATTGTGGGTTTTGCAGCCAGTCGTCCCGCCAGGCCACCGATATTGCGCGATACAGTGTGATCGCTGCAGGCGACGTGGTGCTGGCTGCCAGGCAGGCGCGGACGTATGGCGCCTGGGCGCTTGGGGTTGTAACCGCGGGACGCGGCTACGACGCCGCATCCGAGGATTTCCGTCGGCTGGTCGAGGGGATCCGAGCTGTTGCGCGGGACGGCGCGGCTGAGGCGCACGCCTCGCTTGGGATCATGGGCGACGAGGAGTGTCGTCAGCTTAAGGCGGCCGGCCTGACGACCTTCAATCACAACCTGGAAACCGGCCGGTCATACTTTCCCAACGTCTGCACGACCCACAGCTATGACGAGCGGGTTGCGACTATCAGGGCAGCCAAGGCCGCGGGCCTCAGGGCGTGCAGTGGGGGAGTGTTCGGAATGGGGGAGGAGCCCAGACATCGCGCCGAGTTGGCCTTTGCCCTGAAAGCGCTGGATGTGGACGAGGTCCCCCTGAACTTTCTGATCCCGGTTGAGGGAACCAGACTGGCGAACGTTACCCCAATTTCACCCATTGAGATACTGAAGATCATCGCCCTCTTTCGCTGGATCCTCCCGACCAAGAATATCTTTGTCTGCGCCGGGCGGCAGCATCTGGGCGAGTTGCACCCGATGATCTTTTTTGCCGGCGCCAGCGGCGTGATGGTGGGCGACTTCCTGACCACCAAAAACCGGAGCGTGGCCGACGACCTGAAGATGCTTCGTGACCTGGGGTTCGAGTTCGGCGAACCGTTGTCCGCCCACGAGCGTCACGCCGCCGCCTCGCGTTGA
- the prsK gene encoding PEP-CTERM system histidine kinase PrsK, with translation MTTGIILLTYAGALLSIVAGTVVLYRDRRSPVHWAFAAGMAALGARETLIAIASSAASTHELLWWSGSALLVEALLPGIWLLFSLSFGRADYRVLIGRWRWAIVLTFLTLVALAIVAQPLASPTHFFAVPLDPDPSTWAFIPLGWPGYLFRLASLLGSLVVLINLEQILRAAVGTKRWQVKFVVLGIAGVFAVRIYTDSQALLFGFVEAAPDPVTAGSVVLASLLVLLSLGRMRLFDIDLYLHVSPFLLYNSLAVSIVGLYLLVVGVVALALSRRGGDQLLPLIPLLVFLAMMGGLVVLLSGRFRQYARRQIARYLHPPTHDYRRQWRRFTECTTSLLDIPGLCGAVTRMVSETFATPSVTIWLMNEAQDCVTLGGSTALSQAGSWRLSPASHAEPIRSVLDRPTPVEIGHPGQADVDWPERFRAAGLGPLFWGDSRYAAPLVAGRDELLGLMLLGPKSTGERLTVEDFDLLKTLADQVAGTLLNLQLSARLVRAKELEAFQTVSAFFVHDLKNLLSTLSLLAYNLPNHYDDPDFRTGALRAMSQGVERIDRMLGNLSQISQSLALQTAETDLNDLVRSTLAELNGSVKSTLVCDMRPVHKLLLDARQFQKVLVNLLLNAEEAVGGRREAEGERGGERREAGGVRGEIRIETGMQNGSVVLSVSDNGCGISPTFMAQSLFQPFRTTKRRGLGIGLFHSKQIVEAHHGWIEVDSEEGKGTTFRIILPVGQ, from the coding sequence ATGACAACCGGTATCATCCTCCTGACGTATGCCGGCGCACTTCTGAGTATCGTGGCGGGCACGGTTGTCCTGTATCGTGACAGGCGCTCCCCGGTCCATTGGGCATTCGCGGCCGGCATGGCAGCCTTGGGTGCGCGGGAGACGCTGATCGCCATCGCTTCCAGCGCCGCCTCGACCCATGAGCTTCTGTGGTGGAGCGGCTCGGCCCTCCTGGTCGAGGCACTCCTGCCCGGCATCTGGCTGCTCTTCAGTCTAAGTTTTGGCCGCGCTGACTACCGGGTGCTGATCGGGCGTTGGCGGTGGGCGATCGTACTCACCTTTCTCACCCTCGTCGCGTTGGCGATCGTCGCGCAGCCTCTCGCCTCCCCAACTCATTTCTTCGCCGTCCCGTTGGATCCGGATCCATCTACGTGGGCTTTTATCCCGCTCGGCTGGCCCGGGTATCTCTTCCGTCTCGCCTCCTTGCTCGGCTCGCTCGTCGTCTTGATCAACCTCGAACAGATTCTTCGGGCGGCGGTTGGAACCAAACGGTGGCAGGTCAAGTTCGTGGTGCTCGGTATAGCGGGTGTATTTGCGGTGCGGATCTATACCGACAGCCAAGCCTTGCTGTTCGGCTTTGTCGAGGCCGCCCCTGACCCCGTCACCGCTGGGAGCGTCGTGCTGGCGAGCCTCCTCGTCCTGCTGTCCCTGGGTCGGATGCGCCTGTTCGACATCGATCTCTATTTGCACGTGTCGCCGTTCTTGCTGTACAACTCCCTGGCGGTCTCGATCGTGGGGCTCTATCTGTTAGTTGTCGGAGTGGTGGCCCTGGCCCTCAGTCGGCGGGGAGGGGATCAACTGCTGCCCCTGATCCCGCTTCTGGTATTTCTTGCTATGATGGGTGGGCTGGTCGTCCTGCTGTCGGGCCGATTCCGCCAGTATGCTCGACGTCAGATTGCCCGTTACCTGCATCCTCCCACCCATGACTATCGGCGGCAGTGGCGGCGCTTTACCGAATGCACGACCTCACTCCTCGATATCCCTGGGCTCTGTGGCGCCGTGACACGGATGGTCTCAGAGACGTTTGCGACCCCGTCGGTGACGATCTGGTTGATGAATGAGGCTCAGGATTGCGTGACCCTCGGCGGCTCGACCGCATTGTCACAGGCCGGCAGTTGGCGCCTCAGCCCGGCGTCCCACGCGGAACCGATTCGCTCGGTCCTCGACCGGCCTACTCCTGTCGAGATCGGTCACCCAGGGCAGGCAGACGTGGACTGGCCCGAGCGCTTCCGCGCGGCGGGCCTGGGTCCGCTATTCTGGGGCGATAGCCGCTATGCGGCGCCGTTAGTGGCCGGACGCGACGAGTTGTTGGGGCTCATGCTGCTCGGTCCGAAGTCAACCGGCGAGCGGTTGACGGTCGAGGACTTCGATCTGCTGAAGACACTCGCCGATCAGGTCGCCGGCACGCTGCTGAACCTTCAACTTTCGGCGCGGTTGGTGCGGGCCAAGGAGTTGGAGGCGTTCCAGACCGTCTCGGCCTTCTTTGTCCACGATCTGAAGAATCTGCTGTCGACCCTCTCGCTGCTCGCCTACAACCTGCCGAATCACTATGACGATCCGGACTTTCGCACCGGGGCGCTCCGGGCGATGTCTCAGGGTGTAGAGCGGATCGACCGGATGCTGGGCAATCTGTCGCAGATCTCCCAGTCGCTGGCGCTGCAGACGGCCGAGACCGATCTGAATGACCTTGTGCGGTCCACGCTGGCCGAACTGAACGGATCGGTGAAGAGTACGCTGGTCTGCGATATGCGCCCCGTCCACAAGCTGCTCCTCGATGCAAGGCAGTTTCAGAAGGTGCTCGTGAACCTGCTGCTGAATGCCGAAGAGGCGGTAGGCGGAAGGCGTGAGGCGGAAGGCGAGAGGGGAGGCGAGAGGCGTGAGGCGGGAGGCGTGAGGGGGGAAATCAGGATTGAAACGGGGATGCAAAACGGCTCGGTCGTACTGTCGGTGAGCGATAACGGGTGCGGCATATCGCCGACATTTATGGCGCAGTCGCTCTTTCAGCCGTTCCGGACCACCAAACGGCGCGGGTTGGGGATCGGGCTGTTCCACAGCAAGCAGATTGTTGAGGCGCATCACGGCTGGATCGAGGTGGACAGCGAAGAGGGCAAAGGCACCACCTTCCGCATCATCCTGCCAGTAGGGCAGTAA
- a CDS encoding AbrB family transcriptional regulator: MMVEVSKIGKRGTVVIPSALRHRFGIEEGSLVIAEEREDGVLIRPAVVMPVEIYTPERRAEFLLSNAVDVDDYTRALEEVRKMGLDPAAIRHHKPAGD, from the coding sequence ATGATGGTCGAGGTCAGCAAAATAGGAAAGCGCGGAACGGTCGTGATTCCCTCCGCTCTTCGACACCGTTTTGGGATCGAAGAGGGATCGCTGGTGATCGCAGAGGAGCGAGAGGATGGGGTGTTAATTCGTCCAGCCGTCGTCATGCCCGTCGAAATCTACACGCCAGAGCGTCGAGCGGAATTCCTCCTCTCGAACGCAGTTGATGTAGACGATTACACCCGCGCACTCGAAGAGGTCCGCAAAATGGGCCTCGATCCGGCCGCCATTCGTCATCATAAGCCGGCCGGGGATTGA
- the higA gene encoding addiction module antidote protein, HigA family gives MGMKNPPHPGRIVRQECIEPLGLTVTDAAARLGITRQALNNLVNGKAGISPEMAIRLSKAFGSSPEVWLGIQMEYDLAQAVKQAGQIKVKRITVAISAHRP, from the coding sequence ATGGGTATGAAGAACCCCCCGCATCCCGGCAGGATTGTTCGCCAGGAGTGCATTGAGCCGCTTGGCTTGACAGTTACTGACGCTGCGGCGCGGCTCGGCATCACGCGTCAGGCCCTGAATAACCTGGTCAATGGGAAGGCCGGAATTTCCCCAGAAATGGCCATTCGACTTTCCAAGGCCTTCGGCAGCAGCCCAGAGGTGTGGCTTGGGATACAGATGGAGTACGATCTTGCTCAGGCGGTCAAACAGGCCGGACAGATCAAGGTGAAAAGGATCACAGTCGCCATATCGGCGCATCGCCCTTAA
- a CDS encoding PIN domain nuclease produces the protein MTGKVFVDTNVLIYAHDLDAGPKRAVAAAILEELWSTRLGLLSAQVLQEFYVNVTRKIPSPLSPVVAREIVRSYCAWPVQVLKPEMILRASEIEERHQLSFWDALIVTAALAGHAAKILSEDLQSGRMIEGITIEDPFASMGSRSA, from the coding sequence ATGACCGGTAAGGTCTTTGTCGATACCAATGTGCTGATCTATGCGCATGACCTCGATGCCGGCCCAAAACGCGCGGTCGCGGCAGCGATCCTCGAGGAGTTGTGGTCAACCCGCCTTGGGCTGCTCAGCGCCCAGGTGTTGCAAGAGTTCTATGTGAACGTGACCCGCAAGATTCCCTCGCCCCTCTCCCCGGTCGTCGCCAGGGAGATCGTTCGCAGCTATTGTGCGTGGCCGGTCCAGGTCCTGAAACCCGAGATGATCCTTCGCGCTTCGGAGATCGAGGAACGGCATCAGCTCTCCTTCTGGGATGCCCTCATCGTCACCGCGGCCCTGGCAGGCCATGCCGCAAAGATCCTATCCGAAGATCTCCAGTCCGGCAGAATGATTGAAGGCATCACGATCGAAGACCCGTTCGCCTCGATGGGCTCACGATCGGCGTGA
- the bioA gene encoding adenosylmethionine--8-amino-7-oxononanoate transaminase: MASRSRRLRQDDKRYVWHPFTQMQDWLLERYPIIERGEGSYLIDVDGRRYLDGVSSLWVTVHGHRKQTIDRAVRAQLDKIAHTTFLGLSHPPAIELAGALVRIAPKGLAKVFYSDNGSTAVEIALKMAFQYWQQRGGACARKTRFIALKEAYHGDTLGAVSVGGIDLFHQLYRPLLFPIWRIPSPYRPPWDRRRRADALARLESILARRHDRVAGVVLEPLMQGAAGMLPSPPGFLKAVRKLCSQYNVLLILDEVATGFGRTGTMFACEREGVTPDLLCLAKGLTGGYLPLAATLTTQAIFDGFCAPYEKKKSFFHGHSYTANPLACAAALANLECFRREQTLTRLQPKIALLRRELETPRTLLHVADIRQVGFMVGIELMQDRDKGTPYPYEAKMGIRTILEARRRGLIIRPLGNVIVLMPPLSISPKDLIRMVRIVGESIRAATEGVRREA; the protein is encoded by the coding sequence ATGGCCTCACGCAGTCGGCGGCTCCGGCAGGACGACAAACGGTACGTCTGGCATCCCTTCACCCAGATGCAGGACTGGCTGCTGGAGCGCTATCCGATCATCGAACGGGGCGAGGGGAGCTACCTGATCGACGTCGACGGACGTCGCTACCTGGACGGCGTCTCCTCCCTCTGGGTGACGGTCCACGGCCACCGCAAGCAAACGATCGACCGGGCCGTCCGCGCCCAACTCGATAAGATCGCGCACACCACCTTCCTGGGACTGTCGCATCCGCCGGCCATTGAGCTGGCCGGGGCGCTTGTCCGGATTGCCCCAAAAGGACTCGCAAAGGTCTTTTACTCCGATAACGGCTCGACCGCCGTCGAGATCGCGCTGAAGATGGCGTTTCAGTACTGGCAGCAGAGGGGCGGGGCCTGTGCCCGCAAGACCCGGTTCATTGCGCTGAAAGAGGCGTATCACGGCGATACCCTGGGCGCGGTCAGCGTCGGCGGGATCGACCTGTTCCACCAGTTGTACCGGCCGCTCCTGTTCCCGATCTGGCGAATCCCCTCGCCGTATCGGCCGCCATGGGACCGCCGCCGCCGGGCGGATGCGCTCGCGCGGCTCGAGTCGATCCTGGCGCGCCGTCACGACCGGGTGGCGGGGGTCGTGCTGGAGCCGTTGATGCAGGGGGCGGCGGGGATGCTCCCATCGCCGCCCGGTTTTTTGAAGGCCGTCCGCAAGCTCTGCTCACAGTACAACGTCCTCCTGATCCTGGACGAGGTGGCCACCGGATTCGGGCGGACCGGGACGATGTTTGCCTGTGAGCGGGAGGGGGTCACGCCCGACCTGCTCTGTCTGGCAAAGGGGCTGACGGGAGGGTATCTGCCGCTCGCCGCGACGCTGACGACACAGGCGATCTTCGACGGTTTTTGCGCCCCGTATGAGAAGAAGAAGAGCTTCTTTCACGGCCACAGCTACACCGCCAACCCGCTGGCCTGCGCCGCGGCGCTTGCAAACCTCGAGTGCTTTCGGCGGGAGCAGACGCTCACGCGGCTGCAACCGAAGATCGCCCTGTTGCGTCGCGAGCTTGAGACGCCGCGAACGCTTCTGCATGTGGCCGATATCCGGCAGGTGGGGTTCATGGTCGGCATCGAATTGATGCAGGATCGGGACAAAGGGACCCCGTACCCGTATGAGGCGAAGATGGGGATCCGGACGATCCTGGAGGCTAGACGACGAGGATTAATTATCCGGCCGCTGGGTAATGTCATCGTCCTGATGCCGCCGCTCTCGATCTCGCCCAAGGACCTCATTCGAATGGTGCGCATCGTCGGCGAGTCGATCAGGGCGGCCACGGAAGGCGTGAGGCGGGAGGCGTGA
- a CDS encoding four helix bundle protein: MITSFKYLKVWERADQLAHKIFDMTEAFPKVYLYDLVSQLRRAALSIPTNIAEGCASVHSSEFLQFLNIARRSLSETQYLVGFAFRRQLIQQAELLELESLFIEISKMLNSLMASIRRKKRPLSSLPLTTQHLTLPPG; encoded by the coding sequence ATGATTACGAGCTTTAAATATCTCAAGGTGTGGGAGCGAGCCGATCAACTCGCTCATAAGATCTTCGACATGACTGAGGCATTTCCAAAAGTCTATCTCTATGATTTAGTGAGTCAGTTACGAAGAGCGGCATTGTCGATACCGACAAACATTGCCGAGGGGTGCGCAAGTGTTCATTCCAGTGAATTCCTGCAGTTTCTTAATATCGCTAGAAGGTCGCTGAGTGAAACACAGTATCTTGTAGGTTTCGCGTTCAGGCGTCAGCTCATACAGCAGGCTGAGTTGCTGGAGCTGGAGTCGCTCTTCATCGAGATCAGCAAGATGCTGAATAGCCTGATGGCTTCGATTCGGCGCAAAAAACGCCCACTTTCCTCGTTACCACTTACCACTCAACACTTAACACTTCCCCCTGGTTGA